The Metabacillus litoralis genome contains a region encoding:
- a CDS encoding ZIP family metal transporter: MLQAALWGAFAGSPIFFGALVGIFTNLPKKITGWIMSFGTGVLIGAAAFELLTEAVNEGGLQSTSIGFLVGALVFTLSEVIVSKRGGSDRKRSKKSSENHSGITIFIGTIIDAIPESVIIGVSLLEQGTVSYLMVIAVFISNFPEGLSSTVGLKKDGYSNKTILTMWVIVVFLSSVSALIGYGLLQNTSANIISFISAFAAGGIFAMVASTMMPEAFEEGGAIVGLIASLGLLSSLFLSHL; encoded by the coding sequence TTGCTTCAAGCAGCACTTTGGGGAGCGTTTGCTGGTTCACCTATTTTTTTCGGTGCATTAGTAGGTATCTTTACAAATCTCCCTAAAAAAATTACTGGATGGATTATGTCATTTGGGACTGGTGTGTTAATTGGAGCTGCTGCTTTTGAATTGTTAACAGAAGCTGTTAATGAAGGGGGTTTACAATCTACATCTATTGGTTTTCTAGTCGGTGCATTGGTATTTACTTTATCTGAGGTTATTGTTTCCAAAAGAGGAGGAAGTGATCGAAAACGTTCAAAGAAGAGCAGTGAAAATCATTCTGGGATCACCATTTTCATTGGGACGATTATTGATGCGATTCCTGAATCTGTAATTATTGGTGTAAGCCTACTTGAGCAAGGAACAGTTAGTTACCTAATGGTTATCGCTGTCTTTATTAGCAATTTTCCTGAAGGATTATCAAGTACAGTTGGATTAAAAAAAGATGGTTATAGCAATAAGACAATTCTCACAATGTGGGTAATTGTTGTTTTTCTATCTTCTGTTAGTGCATTAATAGGCTACGGGTTGCTACAGAATACATCAGCAAATATTATTTCATTTATATCAGCTTTTGCAGCAGGAGGGATTTTTGCGATGGTTGCATCCACTATGATGCCCGAGGCCTTTGAAGAAGGCGGAGCCATTGTGGGTTTAATTGCATCTCTAGGTTTATTGAGTTCTCTATTTCTATCTCATTTATAG
- a CDS encoding ABC transporter substrate-binding protein, producing MTATSRKSWLSLFLLSMTVLILAACGNTNEEAPETTEGSNDAPVEETYTVEHAMGSTEITGTPEKVVILTNEGTEALLSMGVTPVGAVQSWLGDPWYEHITDKMTDVEVVGTESEVNVEAIAALKPDLIIGNKLRQEKIYEQLKAIAPTVFSETLKGEWQDNYKLYAKALNREDEGQKVIDDFEARIAEIKETAGDKVNQEVSVVRFMAGKTRIYYKDSFSGVILEKLGFARPAVLEEVFSDNPEDLFAREVGKEVIPKMDGDILFYFTYAPPGDTEATKTEEEWTKDPLWQNLEVVKAEKAYKVDDAIWNTAGGVLAANLLLDDIEAKLAE from the coding sequence ATGACAGCAACATCACGTAAATCTTGGTTATCATTATTTTTATTAAGCATGACTGTTCTTATTCTCGCAGCATGTGGTAATACCAATGAGGAAGCACCAGAAACGACAGAAGGATCAAATGATGCTCCTGTTGAAGAAACATATACAGTGGAACATGCAATGGGTTCAACTGAAATTACGGGTACTCCTGAGAAGGTTGTTATTTTAACAAATGAAGGAACAGAAGCATTATTATCTATGGGTGTTACACCAGTTGGTGCCGTACAATCTTGGTTAGGTGATCCTTGGTATGAACATATTACTGATAAAATGACAGATGTTGAAGTTGTTGGAACGGAAAGTGAAGTAAATGTGGAAGCAATTGCTGCTCTTAAACCAGATTTAATTATCGGTAACAAACTTCGCCAAGAAAAAATCTATGAGCAATTAAAAGCTATTGCACCTACAGTTTTCTCTGAAACTTTAAAGGGTGAATGGCAGGATAACTACAAATTATATGCTAAAGCATTGAACCGTGAAGATGAGGGTCAAAAAGTTATTGATGATTTTGAAGCTCGTATTGCCGAAATAAAAGAAACAGCTGGTGATAAAGTAAACCAAGAAGTATCTGTTGTTCGATTTATGGCAGGTAAAACTAGAATTTACTATAAAGACTCTTTCTCAGGAGTGATCTTAGAGAAGTTAGGGTTTGCACGTCCTGCAGTACTAGAGGAAGTATTCTCTGATAATCCGGAAGATCTATTTGCTCGTGAAGTAGGTAAGGAAGTTATTCCAAAAATGGATGGAGACATTTTATTCTACTTTACATATGCACCACCTGGTGATACTGAAGCAACAAAAACAGAAGAAGAATGGACAAAAGATCCACTTTGGCAAAACCTTGAAGTTGTAAAAGCAGAAAAAGCTTACAAAGTTGATGATGCTATCTGGAATACAGCTGGTGGGGTTCTTGCAGCTAACCTGCTATTAGATGATATTGAAGCAAAGCTTGCTGAATAA
- a CDS encoding FecCD family ABC transporter permease → MLLKSSYQKSVGLVLGFMLLIFLMCGSLVFGYTDTSLKTVYEAFTNFNGTNEHIIVYDVRLPRALIGAVVGASLALAGAIMQALTKNPLASPSVFGINAGAGFFIVVAVSVFYVNSYQAYIWIAFAGAAFSAFIVYFIGSFGREGLTPMKLTLAGAAMAALFSSLTQGLLVVNEAALDQVLFWLAGSIQGRKLEGLYMVLPYVLPAIILSMILSQKINVLTMGEDVAKGLGQRTGVVKLIGALLVIVLGGGAVAVAGPIAFIGIVIPHFARFLVGNDYRWILPFSTFLGGSLLVFADILARYIVMPEEVPVGVMTAFIGTPFFIYIARRGFGK, encoded by the coding sequence ATGTTATTAAAATCTTCTTATCAAAAATCAGTTGGTTTAGTTTTAGGATTCATGTTACTTATTTTTTTAATGTGTGGGAGTCTTGTATTTGGGTACACAGATACAAGCTTAAAAACGGTCTATGAGGCTTTTACTAACTTTAATGGTACAAATGAACATATTATTGTGTATGATGTTCGATTACCTCGAGCATTAATAGGGGCTGTGGTCGGAGCAAGTCTTGCACTAGCCGGTGCTATTATGCAAGCCTTAACAAAAAATCCTTTAGCATCTCCTAGTGTATTCGGAATAAATGCCGGTGCAGGATTCTTTATTGTTGTAGCAGTTTCAGTGTTTTATGTTAACTCATATCAGGCTTATATTTGGATTGCCTTTGCAGGTGCAGCCTTTTCAGCTTTTATTGTTTATTTTATCGGGTCATTTGGTAGGGAAGGGCTAACTCCAATGAAGTTAACATTAGCAGGTGCAGCAATGGCAGCACTGTTTTCTTCTCTTACACAAGGATTATTAGTTGTTAACGAAGCGGCCCTTGATCAAGTGTTATTTTGGTTAGCTGGCTCTATTCAAGGTAGAAAGTTGGAAGGATTGTATATGGTACTTCCTTATGTTTTACCTGCCATTATATTAAGTATGATTCTTTCACAAAAAATAAATGTGTTAACAATGGGGGAAGATGTTGCAAAAGGATTAGGACAGCGAACAGGAGTAGTAAAGCTTATAGGAGCATTACTTGTTATTGTTTTAGGGGGAGGAGCTGTTGCTGTTGCTGGACCGATTGCTTTTATCGGAATTGTTATTCCTCATTTCGCCCGATTTTTAGTTGGTAATGATTATCGCTGGATTCTCCCTTTTAGTACCTTTTTAGGAGGATCACTCCTTGTGTTTGCAGATATTCTTGCAAGATATATTGTTATGCCTGAAGAGGTGCCAGTAGGAGTTATGACAGCGTTTATCGGAACTCCCTTTTTTATTTATATTGCACGTAGGGGGTTCGGAAAGTGA